From a region of the Candidatus Palauibacter polyketidifaciens genome:
- the polA gene encoding DNA polymerase I, which yields MKPARASRPSLFLLDGYALIYRAFFAMINRPLTTSSGENTSAPYGIARFLMRLIADHAPDYLGVAFDAGDSFRTDIYPDYKATREKMPDELRASLPRCREVFDAFRVPVIEAEGWEADDVIGTLAQKAARRDLRTVIVSGDKDFHQLVDDRTALLNPGRGGPAGVEQVWVTPDNAEERFGVPPERVTDFLALLGDASDNVPGVPGIGKKTAPALIRQFGDLESILARADEVKAARARNALLKHADDARRSRQLVTIRTDAPVSLDLESLRSRTLDAEKAAAVFRDLEFHNLLRELEAPASEAERFAPEVDVVADAGGLGALLAECSDAPRIGLFVAGSSDDPLGADLVGLAVAASDARAFYLPLGHRAPEIQHDAAGNPTLAFDAGDPVGLPGLTSSDMRGLRELLASDTPKLGHDLKYAAQLLRRHGVELGGLEDDDAFDTQISSYCLDPARRDRALSTLGPDRLGVALETGDAITGTGRNRLPLASVEPARVAEWAGARAALLHRLAKVDEADLVRTGMGRLFREVEMPLVTVLASMERAGIAIDLDFFGELRARLRRDLDAVRSEIHKIAGTEVNLRSVPQMRALLFDQLALPVLKKMKTGPSTDESVLEQLAAMGHELPRLILEHRELDKLDGTYVGVLPGLIDDRGRIHTRFNQTVAATGRLSSSDPNLQNIPIRRALGREIRKGFIAAPGHLFTGADYSQIELRVMAHLSGDEAFVEAFRAERDIHRETAARIFGVEPDDVTPTMREQAKTINFATIYGQGPFALAQQLGISRAQASEFIDGYFERFAGVAAYLEEMKELARDRNYVETLFGRRRYIPEIRSRNPGIRGYGERTATNSPIQGSAADLIKVSMIRLHERLAGTDARMLLQVHDELLIEAPESDVEAIGRIVREEMEGAIELAVPLRVDLGIGRNWYDCKFGKGP from the coding sequence GTGAAGCCCGCACGGGCCTCTCGTCCGTCGCTCTTCCTGCTCGATGGCTACGCGCTCATCTACCGCGCGTTTTTCGCCATGATCAACCGGCCGCTCACGACCTCCAGCGGCGAGAACACGTCGGCTCCCTATGGAATCGCCCGCTTCCTCATGCGGCTGATCGCCGATCACGCGCCCGACTATCTCGGCGTCGCGTTCGATGCCGGCGACAGCTTTCGCACCGACATCTACCCGGACTACAAGGCCACGCGAGAGAAGATGCCCGACGAACTCCGGGCGTCCCTCCCCAGGTGTCGAGAGGTCTTCGACGCCTTTCGGGTGCCCGTCATCGAGGCGGAAGGGTGGGAGGCGGATGACGTGATCGGGACCCTCGCGCAGAAGGCCGCGCGCCGTGATCTGCGCACCGTCATCGTCTCCGGAGACAAGGACTTCCACCAGCTTGTGGACGACCGCACGGCGTTGCTCAATCCGGGCCGCGGCGGACCCGCCGGAGTGGAACAGGTGTGGGTGACGCCGGACAACGCCGAGGAGCGGTTCGGCGTGCCGCCGGAGCGCGTGACGGACTTCCTCGCGCTGCTCGGCGACGCGTCCGACAACGTCCCCGGCGTGCCCGGCATCGGGAAGAAGACCGCGCCGGCGCTCATCCGGCAGTTCGGCGACCTGGAGTCCATCCTCGCGCGGGCGGACGAGGTCAAGGCCGCACGGGCCCGCAACGCGCTTCTAAAGCATGCCGACGATGCCCGGCGCTCCAGGCAGCTGGTGACGATCCGCACCGATGCGCCCGTGAGCCTCGATCTCGAAAGCCTCCGGTCACGGACGCTGGACGCCGAAAAGGCGGCGGCCGTTTTCCGCGACCTAGAGTTCCACAATCTGCTGAGGGAGCTGGAGGCTCCGGCGTCCGAGGCCGAGCGCTTCGCACCGGAGGTGGACGTCGTGGCGGATGCGGGTGGGCTGGGTGCCCTGCTGGCCGAGTGCTCGGACGCTCCGCGCATCGGACTCTTCGTCGCGGGCAGTTCCGACGATCCGCTCGGCGCCGATCTCGTCGGCCTCGCGGTCGCCGCCTCCGACGCCCGCGCCTTCTACCTGCCCCTCGGGCACCGGGCCCCGGAGATCCAGCACGATGCGGCGGGAAACCCTACGCTCGCCTTCGACGCGGGCGATCCGGTCGGCCTGCCGGGGCTGACGTCGTCCGACATGCGAGGCCTGCGGGAACTGCTCGCCTCGGACACCCCGAAACTCGGGCACGACCTCAAGTACGCCGCCCAACTCCTGCGCCGGCACGGCGTCGAGTTGGGGGGGCTCGAGGACGACGACGCGTTCGACACGCAGATCTCCTCCTACTGCCTGGATCCGGCCCGCCGCGACCGCGCGCTCTCCACCCTCGGCCCCGATCGCCTCGGCGTCGCGCTCGAGACGGGCGACGCCATCACGGGCACCGGACGGAACCGTCTCCCCCTCGCATCGGTCGAGCCTGCGCGCGTCGCCGAATGGGCCGGGGCCCGCGCCGCTCTCCTGCACCGCCTCGCGAAAGTCGACGAAGCCGACCTCGTGCGCACCGGGATGGGCCGCCTCTTCCGCGAGGTCGAGATGCCGCTCGTCACGGTCCTCGCGAGCATGGAACGCGCCGGCATCGCGATCGACCTCGACTTCTTCGGCGAGCTGCGCGCCCGCCTGCGCCGCGATCTCGACGCCGTGCGCTCGGAGATCCACAAGATCGCCGGGACCGAGGTCAACCTCCGCTCCGTGCCGCAGATGCGGGCGCTTCTCTTCGACCAGCTCGCACTGCCCGTCCTCAAGAAGATGAAGACCGGGCCCTCGACGGACGAGTCCGTGCTCGAACAACTCGCGGCCATGGGCCACGAACTTCCGCGCCTCATCCTCGAACACCGGGAACTCGACAAGCTGGACGGCACGTACGTGGGCGTGCTCCCCGGCCTCATCGACGACCGGGGGCGCATCCACACCCGCTTCAACCAGACCGTCGCCGCGACCGGCCGGCTCTCCTCGTCGGACCCCAACCTCCAGAACATCCCGATCCGTCGGGCGCTGGGGCGCGAGATCCGGAAGGGGTTCATCGCTGCTCCCGGCCACTTGTTCACGGGGGCGGATTACTCCCAGATCGAGCTCCGCGTAATGGCGCATCTCTCGGGGGACGAGGCGTTCGTGGAAGCGTTCCGGGCGGAGCGCGACATCCACCGGGAGACGGCGGCCCGGATCTTCGGGGTCGAGCCGGATGACGTCACGCCGACCATGCGCGAGCAGGCGAAGACGATCAACTTCGCGACCATCTACGGCCAGGGCCCGTTCGCGCTCGCCCAGCAGCTCGGTATCTCGCGGGCGCAGGCGAGCGAGTTCATCGACGGATACTTCGAGAGGTTCGCGGGCGTGGCGGCCTACCTCGAGGAGATGAAGGAACTGGCGCGGGACCGGAACTATGTCGAGACGCTGTTCGGACGTCGCCGGTACATCCCCGAGATCCGGTCAAGGAACCCCGGGATTCGCGGCTACGGCGAACGGACGGCGACGAACTCCCCCATCCAGGGATCCGCGGCGGACCTCATCAAGGTGTCGATGATCCGGCTCCACGAGCGTCTCGCGGGAACCGACGCGCGCATGCTGCTGCAGGTGCACGACGAGTTGCTCATCGAGGCCCCGGAGTCCGATGTTGAAGCCATCGGCCGGATCGTGCGCGAGGAGATGGAAGGGGCCATCGAGCTGGCCGTCCCCCTGCGCGTCGATCTCGGGATCGGCCGCAACTGGTACGACTGCAAATTCGGGAAGGGACCGTGA
- a CDS encoding serine hydrolase domain-containing protein, protein MNAARIALIAWTASALACAPPSTPDRPAVDGVSLDGVADRMAELGVPGVSVAVLVDGEIAWARGYGLADVESGRPVTRNTLFQAASISKPVAALAALRLVESGRVDLDGDVNAYLTSWRVPDNAFTEQGPVTLRGLLTHRAGLTVWGFPGYGPDEEAPDGPGVLDGRGNTDPVRVYKAPGESWQYSGGGYTVMQQLVADIHGRPFAAVMREEVLDPLGMSRSTYEQPIPNERQDDIATGYRSDGERVPGGWHTYPEQAAAGLWTTPSELALYAREVQRAWKGESTRVLGEALAREMLSPDADDWGLGPAISEDGERFRHGGSNQGFRCTFAAYIDGDDGVFVMTNSDSGSELAAEIAIAVAQAYGWSGPRAEERAPGEEGTERE, encoded by the coding sequence GTGAACGCAGCCCGGATCGCCCTCATCGCCTGGACAGCGTCCGCGCTCGCGTGCGCGCCGCCCTCCACGCCGGACCGGCCCGCGGTGGACGGGGTCTCGCTGGACGGGGTCGCGGACCGCATGGCCGAACTGGGCGTGCCGGGCGTCAGCGTCGCGGTTTTAGTCGACGGCGAGATCGCCTGGGCGCGCGGCTACGGACTCGCCGACGTCGAATCAGGCCGGCCCGTGACGCGGAACACGCTGTTCCAGGCGGCCTCCATCTCCAAGCCCGTGGCGGCCCTCGCCGCCCTTCGCCTCGTCGAATCGGGCCGGGTGGACCTCGACGGGGACGTCAACGCCTATCTCACGAGTTGGCGAGTGCCGGACAACGCGTTCACCGAGCAGGGGCCCGTCACCCTGCGCGGGCTCCTCACGCACCGGGCCGGCCTCACCGTGTGGGGCTTCCCCGGGTACGGCCCGGACGAGGAGGCGCCGGACGGCCCAGGCGTTCTCGACGGCCGCGGCAACACCGACCCCGTGCGCGTCTACAAGGCGCCCGGCGAGAGCTGGCAATACTCCGGCGGAGGATACACGGTGATGCAGCAACTCGTGGCGGACATCCACGGCAGACCGTTCGCCGCGGTCATGCGCGAGGAGGTTCTCGACCCGCTCGGCATGTCCCGCTCGACCTACGAGCAGCCGATCCCCAACGAGCGGCAGGACGACATCGCGACGGGCTACCGGTCCGATGGCGAGCGCGTTCCCGGCGGGTGGCACACGTATCCCGAACAGGCGGCCGCCGGCCTGTGGACGACGCCGAGCGAACTCGCGCTCTACGCCCGGGAGGTGCAGCGTGCCTGGAAGGGTGAGTCGACCCGCGTGCTGGGAGAAGCGCTCGCCCGCGAGATGCTGTCGCCCGACGCGGACGACTGGGGGCTGGGCCCGGCGATCTCCGAGGACGGGGAACGCTTCCGGCACGGCGGCTCGAACCAGGGCTTCCGCTGCACGTTCGCCGCGTACATCGATGGGGACGACGGGGTCTTCGTGATGACGAACTCCGACTCCGGGAGCGAGCTCGCGGCGGAGATCGCGATCGCGGTCGCCCAGGCATACGGCTGGTCCGGACCCCGCGCCGAAGAGAGGGCGCCGGGCGAGGAAGGCACAGAAAGGGAGTAG
- a CDS encoding cold-shock protein, translated as MPSGTVKWFNDSKGYGFIEQPDGGDDVFVHYSSIDMDGYKTLVEGMAVDYEFTQGDKGLHATRVVRTA; from the coding sequence ATGCCATCAGGTACGGTAAAGTGGTTCAACGACTCCAAGGGGTACGGTTTCATCGAGCAGCCCGACGGCGGCGATGACGTCTTCGTCCACTATTCGTCCATCGACATGGACGGGTACAAGACTCTCGTCGAAGGGATGGCGGTGGACTACGAGTTCACGCAGGGCGACAAGGGCCTGCACGCGACCCGCGTCGTGCGCACCGCCTGA
- a CDS encoding transglycosylase SLT domain-containing protein, which translates to MASLLMLVLAFPLAAQTGNAARPSDPAEVTPTTANARRLLDARMPVSASALLARELAAGEVRGDEIVLLAAQAFADQRAWASVLGRLSGREGPPTATQSQAALLLARAYAGLDSLTRSAAHYRAYLDAVDGTPPLRARVEFARVSYRRYHWFEARDQLVLAEREHPEFAPWLRLSRLYALAEAEDRDAFALADSIVREARVPADSALLPAARLAFELGDPERGAALAGRAGRGVRNILAARHLGPHYLATGDSAAAESAFAAAIARGLQTPETGPALLALTRSWRTLRDVGRSDTRAGRRSRGAGYLSEALELAPAGERPVIAESLASTYMALGNPGRAAETLAPWTGDPASVTAPRASLWMLAASIYRALGRPGDAATAHETAARGSGDVAARAAYLLADLEHDAGHPDIAAEGFERSYRAFPEASYGSRSLERLALLAYHEGRYPEARALLAEYRERYPEGGWVQGAIYWSGKVAEALGDTQAASAFYARALRYNPLDYYAILAEPRTGTDRLATIDLGEAEPLPDLDPVHATALRRMNVLREVGWPERGRREYRRASERGPSTYGAILAFAHALNAAEWTREGIREGWRAQAIRGRWTRPLLEAIYPLPYREALVAAAERNGLRPHFVAGLSRRESMFDPEIRSVANAIGLMQLLPETARNVSSRAGLAGYRRHQLTVPQVNLMLGTRYLSEVLRRFDDFDIAGMISYNAGPHRYTRWRDFPEFSDEEKLVERIPYRETREYVRAVTELAEIYRFLYPDLASAKP; encoded by the coding sequence TTGGCGTCGCTACTGATGCTCGTCCTGGCGTTCCCTCTCGCCGCGCAGACCGGGAACGCGGCACGCCCATCGGACCCCGCCGAGGTCACGCCGACGACGGCAAACGCGCGGCGCCTGCTCGATGCCCGGATGCCGGTCTCGGCATCGGCTCTGCTGGCGCGCGAGCTCGCCGCGGGCGAGGTGCGAGGGGACGAGATCGTGCTCCTGGCGGCGCAGGCCTTCGCGGATCAGCGGGCATGGGCTTCCGTGCTGGGCCGCCTCTCGGGGAGGGAGGGTCCACCCACGGCCACGCAGTCGCAAGCGGCGCTCCTCCTCGCTCGAGCGTACGCGGGACTCGACAGCCTGACCCGATCCGCGGCGCACTACCGCGCGTATCTGGATGCGGTCGACGGGACGCCTCCGCTCCGCGCGCGGGTGGAGTTCGCCCGCGTCTCCTACCGGCGGTATCACTGGTTCGAAGCGCGGGACCAGCTCGTCCTCGCCGAGCGCGAGCACCCCGAGTTCGCTCCGTGGTTGCGGCTCTCGCGCCTCTACGCCCTGGCGGAGGCCGAGGACCGGGACGCCTTCGCCCTCGCCGACTCGATCGTACGCGAAGCCCGCGTACCGGCCGACTCCGCACTCCTCCCGGCGGCGCGCCTGGCCTTCGAACTCGGGGATCCCGAACGCGGGGCCGCGCTCGCGGGCCGCGCCGGAAGGGGCGTCCGGAACATCCTCGCCGCCCGGCACCTCGGACCGCACTACCTGGCGACCGGGGACTCCGCCGCGGCGGAGTCGGCCTTCGCCGCCGCGATCGCGAGAGGCCTTCAGACGCCGGAGACGGGGCCGGCCCTCCTCGCGCTCACGCGATCGTGGCGGACCCTGCGCGATGTCGGGCGCTCCGACACCCGCGCCGGTCGTCGCTCCCGTGGCGCCGGCTACCTGTCGGAGGCGCTCGAGCTCGCACCCGCGGGCGAGCGCCCCGTCATCGCCGAGTCTCTCGCTTCGACCTACATGGCGCTGGGCAATCCCGGACGGGCGGCGGAGACGCTCGCCCCGTGGACCGGGGATCCCGCTTCCGTCACCGCGCCCCGGGCGTCGCTGTGGATGCTCGCCGCCAGCATCTACCGTGCGCTCGGACGCCCCGGCGACGCCGCGACGGCGCACGAGACGGCCGCCCGCGGCTCCGGGGATGTCGCCGCCCGTGCCGCCTACCTGCTCGCGGACCTCGAACACGATGCCGGCCACCCGGACATCGCTGCGGAGGGTTTCGAACGCTCCTACCGCGCCTTCCCGGAAGCGAGCTACGGCTCGCGGTCGCTGGAACGGCTCGCCCTTCTCGCGTACCACGAAGGCCGCTACCCGGAGGCGCGCGCGCTCCTGGCCGAATACCGCGAGCGCTACCCCGAGGGCGGATGGGTCCAGGGCGCCATCTACTGGAGCGGCAAGGTGGCGGAAGCGCTGGGGGACACCCAGGCCGCGAGCGCGTTCTACGCCCGCGCCCTCCGGTACAACCCGCTGGACTACTACGCCATCCTCGCGGAGCCCCGCACCGGCACCGACCGTCTGGCCACGATCGATCTCGGGGAAGCGGAACCGCTGCCCGACCTCGATCCCGTCCACGCGACCGCGCTCCGGCGCATGAACGTGCTGCGGGAGGTGGGTTGGCCCGAGCGAGGGCGCCGGGAATACCGCCGGGCGAGCGAGCGCGGACCGTCGACCTACGGCGCGATCCTCGCGTTCGCGCACGCGCTGAACGCCGCGGAATGGACGCGGGAGGGGATTCGCGAAGGGTGGCGCGCGCAGGCCATTCGCGGGCGCTGGACGCGGCCGCTACTCGAAGCGATCTATCCGCTGCCCTATCGCGAGGCCCTCGTCGCCGCCGCGGAGCGGAACGGATTGCGGCCCCACTTCGTCGCCGGACTCTCGCGTCGCGAGTCGATGTTCGACCCCGAGATCCGCTCCGTCGCGAACGCCATCGGCCTCATGCAGCTCCTGCCGGAGACGGCCCGCAACGTTTCCTCCCGCGCCGGACTCGCCGGCTATCGCCGCCACCAACTCACGGTCCCGCAGGTCAACCTGATGCTCGGGACGCGGTACCTGTCGGAAGTCCTCCGCCGCTTCGACGACTTCGATATCGCGGGGATGATCTCCTACAACGCCGGCCCCCACCGCTACACGCGCTGGCGCGACTTTCCCGAGTTCTCCGATGAGGAAAAGCTGGTCGAGCGAATCCCCTACCGGGAGACGCGCGAGTACGTTCGGGCGGTCACGGAACTCGCCGAAATCTACCGCTTCCTGTACCCGGATCTGGCCTCCGCGAAGCCCTGA